In the Sediminibacter sp. Hel_I_10 genome, one interval contains:
- a CDS encoding FG-GAP-like repeat-containing protein: MKKTLHFTFILSLATLFFQAQELNQAANWPNNEWSLSGSYDDAFLEADPTITGGASSFSFNDDAAGGPSINNVAVESPVIDLSNAFDAGENYINISFDYTLNVAASETLKVEYWDSDTTTWSNIGSALAENTATNDNFCSIASTAFTSESLNIESFTESQLQNFKYRIAYNDNNSFGWGYCVDSPTIVSITPPACPSINTLSISGIMSTSANVSWNAGDDETSWEVAIALATDALPTSGELSSDNSYSLTDLTPETDYVVYVRANCLTDGYSSWISIAFTTGFDDPSYPVSFTPNSIATSGAYDIALVDLNGDFLDDIVSVSETDINIHYQVATGGFNSATITTSSAENLPNWSLAVGDIDANGYNDLLYGGGNGVTFMKANNSGTGYTQVSSSEYVFSQRSNFIDINNDGHLDASVCHDIEPNVYYINDGSGNLTFYQGQSTVLPNGIGLVPGGGNYATVWIDYDNDRDMDMFIAKCRGGSTTISTNELWRNDGDGVFTNVADSNNWYNTNYPEVGHNNSSNLGDNVQTWSSAWADFNNDGYMDVYVGASNTSNGDSKLMMNNGDGSFTDVTAGSGVLDASLGIENAPADFDNDGFVDILSNGDILFNNGDFTFTNYSANMPPSGAIGDANNDGFLDVFRAGTIHLNNTNSNNWIKINTVGTASNINGIGARVEIETPAGTQIRDVRSGEGFEFMSSLNTHFGIGAETSIISITVYWPSGVIDYILDPSINTTHNIVEGSTLSIIDETLLDLSIYPNPVENQLNIKTSGHLIHKIATVFDINGRKVLNRKLESNIINVSHLEAGIYFLRLESEGKVMKRKFIKK, from the coding sequence ATGAAAAAAACATTACACTTTACTTTTATTTTAAGCTTAGCTACATTGTTCTTCCAAGCCCAAGAATTAAACCAAGCTGCAAATTGGCCCAACAATGAGTGGTCTTTGTCAGGTAGTTACGATGACGCTTTTCTCGAAGCAGACCCAACAATCACTGGAGGTGCTTCCTCTTTTTCTTTTAATGATGATGCTGCCGGAGGTCCCTCAATAAACAATGTTGCAGTTGAGTCACCTGTTATAGATCTTTCTAATGCTTTTGATGCTGGCGAAAATTATATTAATATTTCTTTTGATTATACCCTAAATGTTGCCGCTTCAGAAACGCTTAAAGTGGAGTATTGGGATTCTGATACAACAACTTGGTCAAACATTGGCAGTGCACTAGCCGAAAATACAGCAACTAATGACAATTTTTGTAGCATTGCCTCAACGGCTTTTACATCAGAGTCTTTAAATATCGAGTCCTTTACAGAGAGCCAGTTGCAAAACTTTAAATACCGCATTGCATATAATGATAATAATTCTTTTGGTTGGGGCTATTGTGTAGATTCGCCAACCATAGTATCTATAACTCCACCTGCCTGTCCTAGTATAAATACCTTATCTATAAGCGGAATCATGTCTACAAGTGCCAACGTAAGTTGGAATGCTGGAGATGATGAAACCTCTTGGGAAGTTGCTATAGCTTTAGCAACTGACGCCCTACCTACATCAGGTGAGCTTTCTTCAGACAACTCATACAGTCTTACCGACTTAACACCAGAAACTGATTATGTGGTTTACGTTAGAGCAAATTGCTTAACAGATGGATACAGCAGTTGGATAAGTATTGCCTTTACAACGGGCTTTGATGATCCAAGCTACCCCGTCTCATTTACGCCCAATTCAATTGCCACTTCTGGAGCTTACGATATCGCACTTGTAGACTTAAATGGTGATTTCTTAGATGATATTGTTTCCGTAAGCGAAACTGACATTAATATTCACTATCAAGTCGCAACAGGCGGTTTTAATAGTGCAACTATAACTACCAGTTCAGCAGAAAACCTACCGAATTGGAGTTTGGCAGTAGGTGACATTGATGCCAACGGATACAATGATTTATTATATGGTGGCGGCAATGGTGTTACGTTTATGAAAGCCAACAACTCTGGTACAGGTTACACACAAGTATCAAGCTCTGAATACGTGTTTTCACAGCGATCCAATTTTATTGATATCAATAATGATGGGCATTTAGATGCCTCTGTGTGTCATGATATTGAACCTAATGTATACTATATTAATGATGGATCTGGAAACTTAACGTTCTACCAAGGTCAAAGTACAGTATTACCTAATGGCATAGGCTTAGTGCCTGGTGGAGGAAATTACGCCACCGTATGGATTGATTATGATAATGATAGAGACATGGATATGTTTATTGCCAAGTGCAGGGGTGGTTCTACTACCATAAGCACCAATGAACTTTGGCGCAATGACGGCGACGGTGTTTTTACAAATGTTGCCGACAGTAATAATTGGTACAATACGAATTATCCTGAAGTTGGGCACAATAATTCTTCTAATTTAGGAGATAATGTCCAAACGTGGTCTAGTGCTTGGGCCGATTTCAATAATGACGGATATATGGATGTCTATGTTGGCGCCAGTAATACCAGCAATGGAGACTCAAAGTTAATGATGAACAATGGTGATGGCTCCTTTACAGATGTAACCGCAGGTTCTGGGGTTTTAGATGCTAGTTTAGGTATCGAAAATGCGCCTGCCGATTTTGATAATGACGGCTTCGTGGATATTTTATCAAATGGTGATATCCTTTTTAATAATGGAGATTTTACCTTTACAAATTATTCCGCAAATATGCCACCAAGTGGTGCAATTGGAGACGCTAATAATGACGGTTTCTTAGATGTTTTTAGAGCTGGAACCATTCACTTGAATAACACAAATTCTAATAACTGGATCAAAATAAACACTGTTGGAACGGCGAGCAACATCAATGGTATTGGTGCGAGAGTAGAAATAGAAACACCTGCGGGAACCCAAATTAGAGATGTTAGGAGTGGTGAAGGATTTGAATTTATGAGTAGTTTAAATACTCATTTTGGTATTGGAGCAGAGACCAGTATTATTAGCATCACAGTTTATTGGCCATCTGGAGTTATAGATTACATTTTAGATCCATCTATAAATACCACTCATAACATTGTTGAAGGCTCCACTTTAAGCATTATTGATGAAACCTTACTTGACCTGTCTATATATCCCAATCCTGTAGAAAACCAGCTCAATATTAAGACCTCTGGACATCTAATTCATAAAATTGCCACCGTTTTTGATATTAATGGTAGAAAAGTACTTAACCGTAAATTAGAATCCAATATTATAAATGTCTCACATTTAGAAGCTGGAATTTACTTTTTAAGATTAGAGTCTGAAGGAAAGGTAATGAAGCGAAAATTCATTAAAAAATAG
- a CDS encoding acyl carrier protein — MNKDELIDKLKAIVKPYVQDEEAYKQLSEDTDFIKDLKINSANLVDVILDVEDEFDIRIENDDMEKMTSVKAAMTIINEKLAAK, encoded by the coding sequence ATGAATAAAGACGAATTAATTGACAAACTAAAAGCCATCGTTAAACCTTATGTTCAAGACGAAGAGGCTTACAAGCAGTTATCAGAAGACACCGATTTTATTAAAGATCTAAAAATCAACTCTGCCAATTTGGTGGATGTTATTTTAGATGTAGAGGATGAATTTGATATCCGAATTGAAAATGACGATATGGAGAAAATGACATCTGTTAAAGCCGCCATGACTATTATCAATGAAAAGTTAGCTGCAAAATGA
- a CDS encoding ABC transporter ATP-binding protein: MLQVKQLRFGYDKSSLILDDISFDVAQGEHVSIIGESGSGKTTLLKLLHGEFDLNKGDIYWKDNAILGPKFNLVVGYDFMKYVAQEFDLMPFISVAENVGKYLSNFYKKEKKERVAELLEVVELTEFADTKVSRLSGGQKQRVALARAMAKQPEIMLLDEPFSHIDNAQKQGLRRRVFKYLKAHNITCIVATHDREDVLGFSDRMVVLSNSKIITNDTPEHLYKHPKSTLIAAFFGEFNVINDKIVYAHQLRVVEKSNLKATVIERYFKGHYYLIAASNATQTLFFHHPSALPQGESIFLEISK, encoded by the coding sequence ATGCTACAGGTAAAACAGCTCCGTTTTGGTTATGACAAATCCTCCTTAATTCTGGATGATATTTCGTTTGACGTTGCTCAAGGTGAACATGTTTCTATTATTGGCGAAAGCGGCTCTGGCAAAACCACATTGCTGAAGCTATTGCACGGAGAATTCGATTTAAATAAAGGTGATATTTATTGGAAAGACAACGCCATCCTTGGCCCAAAATTTAATTTGGTGGTTGGTTATGACTTTATGAAATATGTCGCTCAAGAATTCGATTTGATGCCCTTTATTTCTGTAGCTGAAAATGTAGGCAAGTATTTATCAAATTTTTATAAGAAAGAAAAAAAGGAGCGTGTTGCCGAGTTATTAGAGGTTGTTGAGCTTACTGAATTTGCAGACACCAAAGTAAGCAGATTGTCTGGCGGACAAAAACAGCGGGTTGCCCTTGCCAGAGCTATGGCCAAGCAACCGGAAATCATGCTCTTGGACGAGCCTTTTAGCCATATAGACAATGCCCAAAAACAAGGCTTAAGACGCCGTGTTTTTAAATACTTAAAAGCTCATAATATTACTTGTATTGTAGCCACGCATGATAGAGAGGATGTGTTAGGGTTTTCCGACCGTATGGTCGTGCTCAGCAATTCAAAAATTATCACCAACGACACACCAGAACATCTTTATAAACACCCTAAATCTACTTTAATCGCTGCCTTTTTTGGAGAGTTTAATGTAATAAATGACAAAATTGTTTATGCGCATCAACTTCGAGTTGTCGAGAAATCTAATTTAAAAGCGACAGTGATTGAGCGTTATTTTAAAGGACATTATTATTTGATTGCTGCCTCTAACGCAACACAAACCTTATTTTTTCACCATCCATCCGCATTGCCTCAAGGAGAATCCATTTTTCTGGAAATTAGCAAATAG
- a CDS encoding 4'-phosphopantetheinyl transferase superfamily protein → MIGNDVVDLKQAALDSNWRRPRFLDKVFTAEEQQLIANALDQHQMVWLLWSMKEAAYKLYLQEFGKPFFNPKKLQCCLVSLSEGTVCVFGNTYHIQTEFVEDGLHAIATLKVSTRKYAKLFLISSASHNAQSQNVREQLLKAVCEQKCISVSKLKVLKSNLGIPYLSVDGSRLQQSVSISHHGRYGGFAIC, encoded by the coding sequence ATGATAGGCAACGATGTTGTCGATCTAAAACAAGCGGCGCTCGACTCGAATTGGCGGCGTCCTCGTTTTCTTGATAAAGTATTTACTGCGGAAGAACAACAACTAATTGCAAATGCATTAGATCAGCACCAAATGGTTTGGTTGCTCTGGAGCATGAAAGAAGCTGCTTATAAGCTCTATCTTCAAGAATTTGGAAAGCCTTTTTTCAATCCTAAAAAACTACAATGTTGCCTTGTTTCTTTGAGTGAAGGCACCGTTTGTGTTTTTGGAAACACCTATCATATTCAAACCGAATTTGTGGAAGATGGTCTACATGCAATAGCAACTTTAAAAGTATCTACTAGAAAGTATGCCAAGCTGTTTTTGATTTCAAGCGCCTCTCACAATGCGCAAAGCCAGAATGTACGAGAGCAGTTGCTGAAAGCTGTTTGCGAGCAAAAGTGCATCTCTGTTTCAAAATTAAAAGTGCTTAAGAGCAACTTAGGAATTCCGTATCTATCGGTTGACGGTTCTCGTTTACAACAGTCCGTCTCAATATCACATCACGGCCGATACGGTGGTTTTGCTATTTGCTAA